The genomic interval CCTTTCCTCACAAATCAACAACTTGTCCCGCAAATCGATGACCTGCGGGACAAGTCATTGATTTGGGCGCCCCTCAGTGGGCGCATTGATGACATTGATGACTTTTTGCGAAGTCATCAATCTTTATAGGGTCGTAAAAAGTCCATGTATGGCTTTTTACTCCACGGAAAGCGAAAAGCGTCATTTTCACTTTCTTTACAAATCTTTGATTTGGGCGCCCCTTAGCGGGCGCGATGATGGTTTTTTACGAATCCATCAACATAGCGAGCTGTAACCCATGCGACCTGTCCGCCATAGCCCGTAGGGCGACGGCGGAAGCGATCCCATAGCGGCCGGAGGGCGCCGTGACGAGCTTCAGCTCCGCCCGGGATTGCCGCGTCACTCTCGTCTTCCTCGATGTTCCTCACAATGACAGCAAAATAATAAAGGTACGCATTAACCGGATAAACCAATATTAATGGATGGCGGGGAAAAATGAAACTTTGGATTGGAAGCAGCCGCCCTTTGGCCTCCAATTCTCCCATAAAATCAATTTCCGTGTTAAAATAATAGTCAGAACGGTGAAGTTCATCATGAATCGAGGAGGCGGTATTGAGCGAGCGCAATGAACCCGAGGAGTTGAAACTCCTCAGGAAGGCCGCGGAGGACGGCAACCCGGAGGCCCAGGGACAATTGGGAACCTTGCTCGCGTTGGGGGAGGTGGTCTCTCAGGACCTGGATGAGGCCCTGAAGTGGTTAAAAACGGCGGCGGAACAAGAGGACCTTACCGCCATGTTCAACCTTGGCATTATTTACGAACAGGGCCTGGGTGTGCCCAGTGACATCGAGGAATCAGGGATATGGTTCTGGAAGGCGGCTGAACGGGGGGATACCGGTGCGAAAATGAAACTTGGGACCATGCTGATCAGGGGAACCGGATTTTCCCCCGAGTCCAGAGTCCTGGATGCCATCCGTGCCTCTGCCGGGAGAGACCACCCTTTTGCACAGACATTCCTGGGAAAAATCTATCTGGATGGCGTCGGCCTGGAACAGGACGATGCCAAGGCGGAACACTGGTTCAGAAAGGCCGTACAGCAGGGGGATGAAGGCGCCATGTTCAACCTGGGAGAGATGGCTGCCATCGATAGGACAACCGAGACCACCGAGGATGAAGTTGCCCAGTGGTTCTATGATTTCGGCATGATGTGCCTGAAAAATAGAAACGTAGTCAAGGCTTTTGACTGCCTGGTCTCCATCAAAAGGGTCGTGCCTGACCACTTCCTTTCACAGCGCCTGGAAGCCGAAATCGAGAGGGAGAACCAGAGCAAGACGAGGTGAGAATAAACCCGGGGATGTGATCCATGGAGAGGATGTTGTTGATAGCGTTCAGTTTTCTGCTGACACCGGTCCTGACTGCTCACGGCGCCCGGGTATTTAAGACAGATAGCTTCAGTACATCATCGGGAGACCTGACGATCACTTTTATCGGACATGCCTCCCTTATTTTCGGTTTTGAAGATAAAATCATCCATGTAGATCCCTTTGGCGAACTGGCCGACTATTCACGTCTGCCGGACGCGGATGTTGTGCTAATCACCCACGACCACTTCGATCACCTTGACCTCCATGCGCTGGAAAAAATCCGCAAGGCGGGAACCATCATAGTATCCGATAGGGCGTCGGCCACCCGGATCAAGGGCGCCGTTGTCATGGGCAACGGTGACTCCGGAACCGCAGGTCCCGTAAAGGTTGAAGCTGTTCCGGCCTATAATATGGTCCACATGAGGTCGAAGGGCGTTCCTTTCCACCCGAAGGGGATAGGCAACGGTTATATTGTCACCTTTGGGAACAAAAGGGTCTATGTGGCGGGGGATACGGAAAACATTCCCGAGATGAGGAACCTGAAGGATATCGATATCGCGTTCCTGCCCATGAACCTGCCGTATACCATGACCCCCGAAATGGTTGCCGATGCGGCTCTTATGTTCCATCCAAAGGTGCTGTATCCCTATCATTACGGAGAAACCGACCCGTCAAGAATAGAGACGCTTCTGAAGGGAACCGGCATCGAGGTCCGAATCCGGCTCATGAAGTAATTGAAGGGGGGTCTTCTAAACCATCCGGTCCAGGACTTTCAGCAACACAGCTTTTCTCTTCTTGAGCATGTCCCGAAAATCCTGCCTGTCCGTATTGGCGATCTCCATTCTCAGGTCGGAAAGAAAGGTGTCAAGTACGTCGACCATGATCTCCCTCTCTTCCCTGGTAAGGTCGAGACGGATTACTCCCGCCTCGGCGAAAGGATGATGCTCCAAACGGTCCTGTGAATCCATAATGTTTCCTCCCGCGGTCAGAATGCACACCCGCCCCCATATTTAATAATTATAGCGCAAAAAGCACGGTGCCGCACCGCGTTTGAATCACATTACCTCAAATCACACCTTCCGCTTTCGCATCAGGCTACAGAACCATACCAAAGCAAATTTACCACAGCCTGTCCTGAGCCTGTCGAAGGGCGTGACCGTTCGCAGGTCACACCACCAGCCTTCGCGTAAAGCTTCGGCCGGCAGGCAGGATTATTACGCAGGGTAAAACCAAAGATTAGTATTTGTTATTTAAAACCCTCCTTTCAAATCCATCTGTGGAGCAGCCTGCAATCGGCTGCACTGTGGTGAAATAAGGTTCTGTTTCCCTGCACACATAACAATTGCGATAGCCGACCGTGGAGTGTATCTTTATTATCAAGCCTTGCTTTACCCCTGAGATCCTGCTTTCCGTAATTCCGAGGGATGTTGATGATCAGCTCCGGCTGGAAAAATTTTTGGGCATGCATTCTGTTCATCGCAGCAGCGGGGCTCCCCTCCGTCTCATCGGCCCTGCCGTCTGCGGGCGATGTCACCGGCTACCATATCCTTGACAACGGCCTGGATGTCAGGCTCCTGCCGGGACAGTCAACTCCCATGGTCGCTACCCTGGTCCTGGTCAAGACCGGCTATGCCGGCGAGGACCTGGCCAATAGCGGGTACAGCCATCTCCTGGAACACCTGGTATTCGGCGGTACGGCGAGCAGGGACAAGGACCGGATACAGCGGGAGGTGCGGGACCTGGGGGGATACATTAACGGTTTTACCAGGGACGACTACACCGGGTACATCCTGGTGGTTCACCGCGATTATCTTCTCAGGGGGCTGGGCATCCTGTCGGACATGCTGTTTCACTCGACTCTAAGCGAAAGCTCCGTGGCCGAGGCCCGCCAGGTCGTGGTGGAGGAGATAAAACGCCGGGAAAGCAGGCCCGATGCCCGCCTGGATGAGATGCGCCGCGCACTGCTGTATGCCGGTTCCGCCTACGAAAGGACAGGACTGGGGAATGAGCTTGCCGTCAGCAGTGTGGCCCGTGAGGCTCTCCTGGATTACTACCGGAATACCTATCGGCCCGGCAACATGATCCTTCTCATGGCCGGCGGTTTTGACGCCCCTTCGGCCTTAGATAGCATCGGGAAGACATTTGGACGTGAAGCCATGGGCGGAACCCGGCCCAAGGTTGTCCCGCCTCCACCAATTGAGGGGCAGCGGGTTTTCTCCATGAAGACCGAACTGCCGGACATCCGGATCATGCTGGGGTTCAACGGCCCCGACCCACGCAGCGGTGACAGCGAGGCGATGGACCTTTTGTCCGAGGTCTTGGGAGGATCGGGCGGCCTGCTCCAGATGGCGCTTGAGAACGCCGGGATGACCCCGCAGGGCGTTTCCGCCGATCTGGCCGTCAACCGGGGATTCTCCAGGTATATCCTCTCGGTTACCCTGCCGGAAGGGTCAGATCCACGATCCGCGCTTCAGGTTGTCCTGGACGCCCTTCCCGCCGCCCTGAAAGCCGGACTGCAGGAGGACAGTATCAACGATGCCAGGGAATCTCTTGTTTCCGATGAGATCATGGGCATGGAAAAGGTGCACTATTACCTCATGGGCAAGGCTCCCTGGGCGGTGGACGGGGCGCCCGGGCAGGGGTTTTCCCCCGGCAGGTGGGACAATCTCGGACCTGGAGACCTTGAAAGGGTTGCCCGAAAGTATCTGGTGGGCAGGCCGTATGTGGCCCTCATCGCCGTTCCCAACCGGGCATCCGGAGCGATATCCGGCACATCCGATTTAAAGCGCCGGGCCGAGGCCACCCTGGACAATGGACTTACGGTGGTGGCCGAACAGAGGCCCGGATCCCAGGTCTTTGCCCTGCACCTGATAACGAGACATCGGACATCTTTGGAACCGGAAGGAGAGGCGGGAATAGCGGGTTTTCTCTTCAGAATGCTGCCGGAAGGCACCTTCGAACATGGCCGTGAGGAAATTCAGGCCCGAATCAGGCGGCTGGGTGTCTCCCTTTCCACTGCCGGGAATCCCATGAGCCCCTTCGGTGATTTTTACACCTCCCGGACCTATTCGTACCTGCGCATGGAATGTCTCCAGGAAAGTGCGGAGAAAGCAATGGACCTGGTAGCGGATATGTTGAAAAATCCCCTCCTGGCGGAGGACAGAATAAAGGCGGTCAGATCCAGGATTCTTGACTTCATCGCCTATAAAGACGCCGTGCCGGGGGATGTCGCGGCAAAGGAACTTGCCGAAGCCCTGTACGGGGATACCCTTTCCCCGGAGGTGCTTGGGACAAGGGCGTCCATCTCGTCCGTTACGGAGGCGGATCTCCGCTCATTTCACGAGGCCTTCGTTACCGGCCGGAATATCATCGTTTCCGTGGTCAGCGGCCTTCCCCCGGGAGATGCCATAGCCCTGGTTGGATCCTCCCTGTCCGATCTTCCGCCAGGCCGGGCCTCCCCGGACCCGGATCCTGGTCCGACAAAAGGCGCTGCACTAGTGGTGCGGGCGCTGGGCAAGCCGCAGGGAGCCTTGGCCCTGGGCGCCCTGGGGCCAAGGGTTGATCCCGGCGACAGACCCGCCATGGCAGTTGTCTCCGGGCTTTTGAATCAGCGCCTTTACCAAAACCTGAGGGAAAAGGAGGGGCTGGCCTACTCGGTGGGCGCCTCGGTGAGCGATCTTTATGGCCGGGACCTTTTTGTCCTGTCCATGGGCACCTCGCCTGAAAAAATGGAGAGGGCCAGAGTGGATGCCCGCCGGGAGATCGATGGTGCTAAATTCCTCGAAGTTGCTCCGGACGAGTTGAAAAATATGGTGAACGCCATGACGGGCCGACTCCAGATGAGAATGATGTCATCAATCAACAGGGCCTTCTACCTGGGGCTCGCGAAAAGGAATGGGCTTAAGCACACTTTCGGGGAGGATTACAGAAAGATCCTGCTGAACCTGACTCCTGAGGACATCAAACGGGCCGCGGCGAAGTACATCCCCCAAAGCGATCTGCTGGTCGAGGTTGTGGTTAGATAGAGAATGTTCAATGTTCAACGTTCAACGTGGAAAGAACGTCAAACTTCAAACCTCAGGCTTGAAATCCCAGACCCTGAGACCAAACGTCCATGTCAGCTCTCCTGATAACAGTCATTATTTTTCTGGCCCTGTTCATCGGGTGGCTGAAGCATCAGGAGAAATACGCCGCCTTCGCCCCCGCCAGGGAAATGTCGGGCGACCCATCCGTACACGGAATGTCCTACGAGGATGTGCACTTTACCTCCGGAGACGGCACAGGCCTTGACGGCTGGTTCATTCCGGGGACCTCCCACGTCACCCTTCTCTGGCTTCACGGCAACGCCGGGAACATTTCCGACAGGCTGGGCATCCTCAGGGGTTTTAACCGAAGCCTGAGTGTCTCCAGCTTCATCTTCGACTATCGCGGCTATGGCGTCAGCGGTGGACGCCCCTCCGAAAGGGGGCTGTACGAGGACGCGCAGGCGGCCTGGAAGTGGCTGACGGAGAACAGGGGCGTCTCACCCGGTGATATCATCCTCTACGGGCATTCCCTGGGTACGGCGGTGGCGGTGGATCTTGCGCTTGGGGCGGGGAGGAGCGCGGCGGGCCTGGTCCTGGAAAGCCCCTTTACCAGTGTCCGGGCCCTCGCCCGGAGGATATACGGGGGGGTGCCGGTGGACCTCTTCATGAGCCTTCGCTTCGACAATATCAACAGGGTGGGAAAGGTGAAAATGCCCCTTCTGGTTATCCACGGCGAAAGGGACGCCACCATCCCCTTCTCCATGGGACAGGACGTGTTCGCCGCCGGCAGTGAACCGAAAAGGTTTCTCCCCGTCCCAAGGGCCGACCACAGCGACTGCTACCTTGTGGGGGGTGAGGTGTACTGGGACGCCTGGCGGGAGTTATTGCGGCCGTGAGGCACAAGAACGCGGGTGTCTCACGCAAAGCCAATTTATCACAGGGTTCACAGAGTTTCACCGGCCGTCGCTGAAGCTATGGCCCGGCAAGCTGTGATGAATTAGCTTTTGACTTCCGGGATTGCCGCGTCCCTCTCGTCTGCCTCGATGCTCCTCGCAATGACTTCGCTGGTCATTGAACCTTGAACGTTGAACCTGTTTTACCTTATAGCCCATAGCCTATTGTCCGCTCTTCCCCTCTGGACTCTGGACTCCCTGTCCGCCGTAGCTCGCAGAGCGAAGGTGGATGGACTCTGGACTGCCTTACTTCCATACTCCCCTAGAGCTCGGCCCCCCTGAAGAGCAATGCCCCGAGCGTTAGAAGCGCGGCGGAAACGGCTCCCAACACCGCCAGGTCCACAACCGGGCCGATGGCGGAGGTGCCCAGCAACGCCCACCTCAAGCCGTCGACCCCGTAGGTCAGGGGGTTTGCGTAGGCCAGCAGTCTCAGAAAAACAGGAAGGCCGGTGATGGGAAAAAGGGCGCCGGACAGGAAGAAGATGGGCATGATAAGGAAGTTGAAGATGAGCTGGAACCCATGGGGGTCCTCCATGCGGGATGCCAGGGCGACGCCCAGGCTGGTAAAGGAGATCCCGATGAGCGCCATGAAGGCGAAGGTCCAGAGGAAACCGGTAAAGGACGGCAGGCGCACCCCCAGAACGAAGGATATGGCCAGAAAGAGTATGGCCTGGAGGGAGGCGGTTGTGGTCCCTCCCGCCGTGCGTCCCAGGACGATGGCCAGCCTCGGGATGGGGGCGACGAGCATCTCCTTGAGAAAGCCGAACTGCCGGTCCCATATGACCGAGATGCCGGCCACGGTGGATGAGAAGAGAAGGACCATGCCCACGATGCCCGGGGCGATGTAGTCCAGGTAGCGCTCCCCGCCCGGCCTTATGGCGAAGGCGGACTGCAGCCCCATGCCCAGGAAGGCCAGGAAGAAAAACGGCATTCCCAGGCTTCCGATAATCCGCGACGGCGAGCGCAGGTACCGAATGACCTCTCGCTGCCATATGGTGGCGGTAGCGCCGAGAAGCCGTTTCACCTGGAAAAGGCCCTCCGGCGCTGGCGCATCCGGTCCACGGCGTCTCCTCCCTCATCCCGGATAGTCCTGCCCGTGTGGTGAATAAAGACATCCTCCAGTGTAGGCTTCTTGAGTGTTATGGACCGGGTGCGGACGCCGGCCCTGTCCGCAAGGTGGAGGATGGCCGGGATTTTGCTCTCGCCTCCGGTTACGCTGATATCCACCCGGC from Deltaproteobacteria bacterium carries:
- a CDS encoding alpha/beta hydrolase — translated: MSALLITVIIFLALFIGWLKHQEKYAAFAPAREMSGDPSVHGMSYEDVHFTSGDGTGLDGWFIPGTSHVTLLWLHGNAGNISDRLGILRGFNRSLSVSSFIFDYRGYGVSGGRPSERGLYEDAQAAWKWLTENRGVSPGDIILYGHSLGTAVAVDLALGAGRSAAGLVLESPFTSVRALARRIYGGVPVDLFMSLRFDNINRVGKVKMPLLVIHGERDATIPFSMGQDVFAAGSEPKRFLPVPRADHSDCYLVGGEVYWDAWRELLRP
- a CDS encoding insulinase family protein, translated to MISSGWKNFWACILFIAAAGLPSVSSALPSAGDVTGYHILDNGLDVRLLPGQSTPMVATLVLVKTGYAGEDLANSGYSHLLEHLVFGGTASRDKDRIQREVRDLGGYINGFTRDDYTGYILVVHRDYLLRGLGILSDMLFHSTLSESSVAEARQVVVEEIKRRESRPDARLDEMRRALLYAGSAYERTGLGNELAVSSVAREALLDYYRNTYRPGNMILLMAGGFDAPSALDSIGKTFGREAMGGTRPKVVPPPPIEGQRVFSMKTELPDIRIMLGFNGPDPRSGDSEAMDLLSEVLGGSGGLLQMALENAGMTPQGVSADLAVNRGFSRYILSVTLPEGSDPRSALQVVLDALPAALKAGLQEDSINDARESLVSDEIMGMEKVHYYLMGKAPWAVDGAPGQGFSPGRWDNLGPGDLERVARKYLVGRPYVALIAVPNRASGAISGTSDLKRRAEATLDNGLTVVAEQRPGSQVFALHLITRHRTSLEPEGEAGIAGFLFRMLPEGTFEHGREEIQARIRRLGVSLSTAGNPMSPFGDFYTSRTYSYLRMECLQESAEKAMDLVADMLKNPLLAEDRIKAVRSRILDFIAYKDAVPGDVAAKELAEALYGDTLSPEVLGTRASISSVTEADLRSFHEAFVTGRNIIVSVVSGLPPGDAIALVGSSLSDLPPGRASPDPDPGPTKGAALVVRALGKPQGALALGALGPRVDPGDRPAMAVVSGLLNQRLYQNLREKEGLAYSVGASVSDLYGRDLFVLSMGTSPEKMERARVDARREIDGAKFLEVAPDELKNMVNAMTGRLQMRMMSSINRAFYLGLAKRNGLKHTFGEDYRKILLNLTPEDIKRAAAKYIPQSDLLVEVVVR
- a CDS encoding MBL fold metallo-hydrolase, whose amino-acid sequence is MERMLLIAFSFLLTPVLTAHGARVFKTDSFSTSSGDLTITFIGHASLIFGFEDKIIHVDPFGELADYSRLPDADVVLITHDHFDHLDLHALEKIRKAGTIIVSDRASATRIKGAVVMGNGDSGTAGPVKVEAVPAYNMVHMRSKGVPFHPKGIGNGYIVTFGNKRVYVAGDTENIPEMRNLKDIDIAFLPMNLPYTMTPEMVADAALMFHPKVLYPYHYGETDPSRIETLLKGTGIEVRIRLMK
- a CDS encoding ABC transporter permease, whose product is MKRLLGATATIWQREVIRYLRSPSRIIGSLGMPFFFLAFLGMGLQSAFAIRPGGERYLDYIAPGIVGMVLLFSSTVAGISVIWDRQFGFLKEMLVAPIPRLAIVLGRTAGGTTTASLQAILFLAISFVLGVRLPSFTGFLWTFAFMALIGISFTSLGVALASRMEDPHGFQLIFNFLIMPIFFLSGALFPITGLPVFLRLLAYANPLTYGVDGLRWALLGTSAIGPVVDLAVLGAVSAALLTLGALLFRGAEL
- a CDS encoding sel1 repeat family protein, yielding MSERNEPEELKLLRKAAEDGNPEAQGQLGTLLALGEVVSQDLDEALKWLKTAAEQEDLTAMFNLGIIYEQGLGVPSDIEESGIWFWKAAERGDTGAKMKLGTMLIRGTGFSPESRVLDAIRASAGRDHPFAQTFLGKIYLDGVGLEQDDAKAEHWFRKAVQQGDEGAMFNLGEMAAIDRTTETTEDEVAQWFYDFGMMCLKNRNVVKAFDCLVSIKRVVPDHFLSQRLEAEIERENQSKTR